One part of the Bradyrhizobium sp. CB1650 genome encodes these proteins:
- a CDS encoding mobile mystery protein B has translation MTGLTEYPEGATPLDPNELGGSKFKHITTREELDELEQANIESGLQWLGRHRGDVLTDDFAVALHKRLFGDVWGWAGTFRKTGKNIGVDPIHIPVQLRTLMDDAQYWSKTKTYPELEAAARFHHRLVQIHPFPNGNGRHSRIMADTMLERVYGANPIDWAGGYDLQKMNDRRTTYIVALKAADAGNIIPLIDFCSPRVAIDNDMRQRWPRRKS, from the coding sequence ATGACCGGACTGACAGAGTATCCGGAGGGCGCGACACCCTTAGATCCAAATGAACTCGGGGGGTCGAAGTTCAAGCACATTACGACCCGCGAAGAGCTGGACGAGCTTGAGCAGGCGAATATTGAGTCTGGCCTGCAATGGCTTGGTCGCCATCGCGGCGATGTTCTGACGGACGATTTTGCAGTTGCCCTTCACAAGCGCCTGTTCGGTGACGTGTGGGGTTGGGCAGGTACGTTCCGAAAGACGGGCAAGAATATCGGCGTCGATCCCATTCACATCCCAGTTCAGCTGCGGACGCTGATGGATGACGCGCAGTACTGGTCAAAGACTAAGACTTATCCTGAGTTAGAGGCAGCGGCTCGGTTTCATCATCGGCTTGTTCAAATCCATCCATTTCCAAACGGAAACGGACGGCATTCTCGGATCATGGCGGATACGATGCTTGAGCGCGTCTACGGAGCGAATCCTATCGATTGGGCGGGCGGCTACGATCTTCAAAAGATGAATGATCGTCGCACCACCTACATTGTGGCGCTCAAAGCTGCCGACGCAGGCAACATCATTCCACTGATAGACTTTTGCAGTCCGCGGGTGGCCATTGACAACGACATGAGACAGCGATGGCCAAGAAGAAAGAGCTAA
- a CDS encoding mobile mystery protein A, whose amino-acid sequence MGVKDVVQKQYQRLVDSAANLTVLRTPPEGWLRTVRNALGMSGSQLAKKLGVTRARIPQIEQAELSGAATLKSMQAAAEAMGCRFVYAVLPVGTIQDVIAAQARKKAQALVRRASTHMALEDQVLSKEKMAAEVERIAAKLVREMPSDFWSDK is encoded by the coding sequence ATGGGTGTCAAAGACGTAGTTCAAAAGCAATATCAGAGGCTTGTCGACAGCGCGGCAAACCTCACAGTCTTACGGACACCTCCTGAGGGCTGGCTTCGCACGGTACGAAACGCCCTCGGCATGTCCGGCTCCCAGCTAGCGAAGAAGTTGGGCGTCACACGCGCCCGCATTCCCCAAATTGAGCAAGCCGAGCTTTCAGGGGCAGCCACCCTGAAGTCGATGCAGGCTGCAGCGGAAGCCATGGGATGCCGATTTGTCTACGCCGTCCTTCCCGTCGGAACCATACAAGATGTAATAGCTGCTCAAGCGCGAAAAAAGGCGCAGGCGTTGGTTCGTCGGGCAAGCACACATATGGCGCTCGAAGACCAAGTGCTTTCAAAAGAAAAGATGGCCGCGGAAGTCGAGCGCATCGCAGCCAAGCTTGTGCGGGAGATGCCGTCTGATTTCTGGAGCGACAAATGA